In Elaeis guineensis isolate ETL-2024a chromosome 1, EG11, whole genome shotgun sequence, a genomic segment contains:
- the LOC105032893 gene encoding disease resistance RPP8-like protein 3 produces the protein MIQQACEIPAFSQLPYPIGIWPPPPCFCISLYGRERVACQRLAQSSECEMAEWAPMSVMSAVIDGVFDDILTNWKVKYEGWTGEESKYRIKHACKDIIEYLKLAEKQRERCSKEAKEKDFGEWAEDARKLLYRLEHQIEMSMLPTSRFPVDITSLSGLFCIGSGRWNARRRTLAKLVKEIEEVRNRMPEIEIMPTAVETNTSGFWFRIGLSDQISRVFRLAEGGGRKLIFIVGPAGTGKTSIARAVYYRSPVRMDCHCRSWAAVSMSSEKGVLQSVLTGFYMSSSNGYPSEIHNMDENKLRDEIRSYCGGKDYLLVLDDVVDKKAWDWLRDALPVETGRKGTIIFATWKHELPQAINESKEILRLEGLSDEDSLELFRDAVCLEDESIPPELKEIGKGILEKCKGNPFSIRAMAGIVRTKQATPEAWKDVLKDLDANLVECKNAGTDGNATDPFVLSAYADLPPHLKSCFLYCSMFPENSSIPRKRLIRLWIAEGYVQEIPGKTEEEAAEHQLQQLISRGMLHMGKYGVNGEVMSCGILQPVRRIALDICDKQNFGIFAPATGGRPSNNQAAPAKQHKRRHRRRTTPSHHRVLSVEVEGNAEEITKALARSFHLRSLLVFGKGELRRLFRRCQFPNPTNLKIWPYKLLRVLELQGVQIEFLPEQLGYLALLRYLGLRRTGVNRLPKSLGSLQYLKTLDIRETNVVEVSDVHRLQRMRHLHLASSFRGRSVNVRSGVSCLIDLQTLAGVTCTPILPQELRRLIQLRKLSVSDVNGNSSEQLCASISKMMLLDSLTIKCERGETFDLSFLSSPSNEPSAPLQHLRTLKLGGPMDKLLDLVSSLKSITYLYLWDSKLKEDPLQALQSLSNLVLLSLYNAYDGKHLRCNATGFQKLQKLSVLSLTELEKWEIEIGAMPYLGELFVGYCPKLKEPPEKLSRFFFLEVVQVAEMPKGFVEMVQEESQVKKNFFGNFKVQAIPNYQRT, from the coding sequence ATGATCCAACAAGCTTGTGAGATCCCTGCTTTCTCGCAGTTGCCATACCCGATCGGGATTTGGCCTCCACCGCCTTGCTTCTGTATCTCCCTTTACGGCCGCGAAAGGGTTGCTTGCCAACGGCTTGCTCAATCCAGTGAATGTGAAATGGCGGAATGGGCTCCGATGTCCGTTATGAGTGCGGTAATTGATGGGgtttttgatgatattttgaccAATTGGAAGGTGAAGTACGAAGGATGGACAGGAGAAGAAAGCAAATATAGGATCAAACATGCGTGCAAAGACATAATAGAGTACCTCAAGTTAGCagaaaaacaaagagagagatgcaGCAAAGAGGCCAAGGAAAAGGATTTCGGTGAATGGGCGGAAGATGCCCGGAAACTTTTGTATCGCCTGGAACACCAGATCGAGATGTCCATGCTGCCAACTTCCCGGTTTCCGGTTGACATAACATCTCTTTCAGGGCTCTTCTGTATTGGGAGCGGTAGATGGAATGCGCGACGGCGGACACTGGCAAAGCTTGTAAAAGAGATTGAAGAGGTTCGGAACAGAATGCCCGAAATTGAGATCATGCCCACTGCGGTGGAGACAAACACTTCCGGCTTTTGGTTTCGGATAGGACTCAGCGATCAAATTAGTCGAGTGTTTCGCTTGGCGGAGGGTGGAGGGCGCAAGCTAATCTTCATTGTGGGGCCAGCAGGCACCGGGAAAACCAGTATTGCGAGGGCCGTCTATTACCGATCCCCGGTCAGGATGGATTGTCACTGTCGCTCATGGGCGGCGGTATCCATGTCCAGTGAAAAGGGCGTTCTACAAAGCGTGCTGACCGGATTCTACATGTCTAGCTCGAACGGTTATCCGAGCGAAATCCACAACATGGATGAAAATAAGCTGAGAGACGAAATCAGAAGCTACTGTGGGGGCAAAGATTACTTGCTTGTTTTAGATGATGTGGTCGACAAGAAGGCCTGGGATTGGTTAAGGGATGCCTTGCCAGTAGAAACTGGACGCAAAGGAACGATAATCTTCGCTACTTGGAAACATGAGTTACCCCAAGCAATCAATGAATCCAAGGAGATCCTCAGACTCGAGGGACTGTCCGATGAGGATTCTCTTGAGCTATTTCGGGATGCGGTGTGCTTAGAGGACGAAAGCATTCCTCCAGAACTGAAAGAAATAGGAAAAGGTATACTGGAAAAATGCAAGGGCAACCCCTTTTCTATAAGGGCTATGGCGGGAATAGTGAGGACGAAGCAAGCAACACCAGAGGCATGGAAAGATGTCCTCAAAGATCTTGATGCCAATCTTGTCGAGTGTAAAAACGCTGGCACAGATGGTAACGCTACAGATCCATTTGTGCTGTCAGCTTATGCTGATCTACCCCCGCATCTCAAGTCTTGCTTCCTGTATTGCAGCATGTTCCCGGAGAACTCTTCCATCCCCCGGAAGAGGCTTATTCGCCTTTGGATAGCAGAAGGGTATGTACAAGAAATTCCGGGCAAGACGGAGGAGGAAGCCGCCGAGCATCAGCTGCAACAGCTTATTAGCAGGGGCATGCTCCATATGGGAAAATATGGTGTGAATGGCGAGGTTATGTCATGTGGAATCCTTCAGCCTGTCCGAAGGATCGCACTTGACATCTGTGACAAACAAAACTTCGGTATCTTTGCTCCTGCGACGGGAGGAAGGCCTTCAAACAACCAAGCTGCTCCAGCCAAACAACATAAGAGGCGCCACCGCCGGAGAACAACTCCATCGCACCATCGTGTTCTCTCCGTGGAGGTGGAGGGTAATGCTGAAGAAATAACCAAAGCGCTGGCTCGATCCTTCCACCTTCGCTCTCTTTTGGTCTTTGGGAAAGGTGAGCTTCGAAGGTTATTCAGGCGGTGCCAGTTTCCAAACCCCACCAACTTGAAAATCTGGCCATACAAACTGCTGCGAGTCTTGGAGCTTCAGGGCGTCCAGATCGAGTTCTTGCCAGAGCAACTGGGATATCTTGCTCTGTTGAGATACTTGGGATTGAGGCGGACGGGTGTGAATAGACTTCCCAAATCCTTAGGAAGCCTACAATACCTGAAGACCTTAGACATTCGAGAAACAAATGTTGTGGAAGTGTCTGATGTGCACAGGTTGCAAAGGATGAGACATCTCCATCTCGCGAGTTCTTTTAGAGGCCGGTCGGTGAATGTTCGCAGCGGCGTGAGTTGCTTGATTGATCTCCAGACGCTGGCAGGCGTTACATGTACACCAATACTCCCCCAAGAGCTGAGACGTTTGATCCAACTACGAAAATTGTCGGTCAGCGATGTCAATGGGAATTCTTCGGAGCAGCTCTGTGCGTCGATAAGCAAGATGATGCTGCTGGATTCTCTAACTATCAAATGTGAGCGTGGCGAGACATTTGATCTGAGCTTTCTGAGCTCTCCGTCCAACGAACCATCGGCGCCTCTCCAACATCTTCGCACACTGAAACTTGGAGGTCCCATGGACAAGTTGCTTGATTTGGTTTCCAGCCTTAAGTCCATCACCTATCTGTACCTCTGGGACAGTAAGCTGAAGGAAGACCCTCTGCAAGCCCTCCAATCTCTGTCTAATCTCGTACTCCTTTCTCTGTACAATGCCTACGACGGGAAGCATTTAAGATGCAACGCCACAGGTTTTCAAAAACTGCAGAAGCTATCCGTCCTTTCTTTGACAGAATTGGAGAAGTGGGAAATCGAGATCGGTGCAATGCCGTACCTCGGCGAGTTATTTGTGGGTTACTGTCCCAAATTGAAGGAGCCGCCGGAGAAGCTTTCGCGCTTCTTTTTCCTGGAGGTGGTGCAGGTTGCTGAAATGCCCAAGGGGTTCGTTGAAATGGTTCAGGAGGAGAGCCAggtgaaaaagaattttttcggGAATTTCAAGGTCCAAGCCATCCCCAATTATCAGAGAACTTGA